In Vitis vinifera cultivar Pinot Noir 40024 chromosome 17, ASM3070453v1, one genomic interval encodes:
- the LOC100258813 gene encoding uncharacterized protein LOC100258813 isoform X1, giving the protein MEEEKAAAYYDELTRKGEGAARFKQGLGFSSQSSTSTAPSKTRSFLSNFVRASSPTKASQLEKQAQLESIQNKLKKKPKSCEENSSKFSDRSERDSRVSDRNDKVSRDRDRHSSRRSRSRERRSRSRDRRSRSRDRRSRYRSSSRDRKRRSRDGDRDSDGDRQRRRRGGSDEVGGRRRDRGRSRSSSPRERRLVKVGKEKNGGVDYARLIDGYDKMTPAERVKAKMKLQLSETAEKDATKGMGSGWERFEFNKDAPLDDEEIEAAEDDAMLVKHVGQSFRFSAVETRREEQIKAAHDEAIFGGSTIPPSNFSDNEPEVENDTKESNESSLGTSLISEKVSNFRERTLVQHCRYLISPELHVVGTCQATGFLA; this is encoded by the exons ATGGAGGAAGAGAAAGCAGCTGCGTACTACGACGAGCTCACTCGGAAGGGCGAAGGGGCCGCTAGATTTAAACAAGGGCTTGGTTTCAGCTCCCAATCGTCCACATCCACCGCGCCTTCGAAGACCCGTTCATTTCTCAGCAACTTCGTCAGGGCTTCCAGTCCCACCAAGGCCTCCCAGCTTGAGAAGCAAGCTCAGCTCGAATCCATTCAGAACAAGCTCAAAAAGAAACCCAAATCATGCGAAGAAAACTCGTCTAAATTTTCCGACAGAAGTGAAAGAGATTCTAGGGTTTCTGACAGGAATGATAAAGTTTCAAGAGATAGGGATCGCCATTCAAGCCGGCGAAGCCGGAGCCGTGAAAGGAGAAGCCGAAGCAGGGACCGGCGGAGTAGAAGCCGAGACAGGCGGAGTCGTTATCGATCTTCTAGTAGGGATAGAAAGAGGAGGAGTAGAGATGGGGATAGGGATAGCGATGGAGATAGACAGAGGAGGAGGAGGGGTGGGTCGGATGAGGTGGGGGGGCGGCGGAGGGATAGAGGGAGAAGTAGGAGTTCATCTCCGAGGGAGCGAAGATTGGTGAAGGTTGGGAAAGAGAAGAATGGTGGTGTTGACTATGCGAGGTTGATTGACGGATATGATAAAATG ACACCTGCAGAAAGAGTCAAAGCCAAGATGAAGCTTCAGCTTTCTGAAACTG CTGAAAAGGATGCAACAAAGGGCATGGGATCAGGATGGGAGCGGTTTGAGTTCAATAAGGATGCCCCGCTTGATGATGAAGAAATTGAAG CTGCCGAAGATGATGCAATGTTAGTTAAGCATGTGGGTCAAAGTTTCCGGTTCTCTGCAGTGGAG ACAAGAAGGGAGGAACAAATAAAGGCTGCCCACGATGAGGCCATATTTGGAGGATCCACAATTCCACCATCCAATTTCTCAGACAATGAACCGGAGGTGGAGAATGACACAAAGGAGAGCAATGAAAGTAGCCTTGGTACAAGTCTCATAAGTGAAAAGGTAAGTAATTTTAGAGAGAGAACACTGGTACAGCATTGCAGGTACTTAATAAGCCCCGAGTTGCATGTTGTAGGTACTTGCCAAGCAACAGGGTTCTTGGCGTGA
- the LOC100258813 gene encoding uncharacterized protein LOC100258813 isoform X2, translating into MEEEKAAAYYDELTRKGEGAARFKQGLGFSSQSSTSTAPSKTRSFLSNFVRASSPTKASQLEKQAQLESIQNKLKKKPKSCEENSSKFSDRSERDSRVSDRNDKVSRDRDRHSSRRSRSRERRSRSRDRRSRSRDRRSRYRSSSRDRKRRSRDGDRDSDGDRQRRRRGGSDEVGGRRRDRGRSRSSSPRERRLVKVGKEKNGGVDYARLIDGYDKMTPAERVKAKMKLQLSETAEKDATKGMGSGWERFEFNKDAPLDDEEIEAAEDDAMLVKHVGQSFRFSAVETRREEQIKAAHDEAIFGGSTIPPSNFSDNEPEVENDTKESNESSLGTSLISEKVLAKQQGSWRDRARRV; encoded by the exons ATGGAGGAAGAGAAAGCAGCTGCGTACTACGACGAGCTCACTCGGAAGGGCGAAGGGGCCGCTAGATTTAAACAAGGGCTTGGTTTCAGCTCCCAATCGTCCACATCCACCGCGCCTTCGAAGACCCGTTCATTTCTCAGCAACTTCGTCAGGGCTTCCAGTCCCACCAAGGCCTCCCAGCTTGAGAAGCAAGCTCAGCTCGAATCCATTCAGAACAAGCTCAAAAAGAAACCCAAATCATGCGAAGAAAACTCGTCTAAATTTTCCGACAGAAGTGAAAGAGATTCTAGGGTTTCTGACAGGAATGATAAAGTTTCAAGAGATAGGGATCGCCATTCAAGCCGGCGAAGCCGGAGCCGTGAAAGGAGAAGCCGAAGCAGGGACCGGCGGAGTAGAAGCCGAGACAGGCGGAGTCGTTATCGATCTTCTAGTAGGGATAGAAAGAGGAGGAGTAGAGATGGGGATAGGGATAGCGATGGAGATAGACAGAGGAGGAGGAGGGGTGGGTCGGATGAGGTGGGGGGGCGGCGGAGGGATAGAGGGAGAAGTAGGAGTTCATCTCCGAGGGAGCGAAGATTGGTGAAGGTTGGGAAAGAGAAGAATGGTGGTGTTGACTATGCGAGGTTGATTGACGGATATGATAAAATG ACACCTGCAGAAAGAGTCAAAGCCAAGATGAAGCTTCAGCTTTCTGAAACTG CTGAAAAGGATGCAACAAAGGGCATGGGATCAGGATGGGAGCGGTTTGAGTTCAATAAGGATGCCCCGCTTGATGATGAAGAAATTGAAG CTGCCGAAGATGATGCAATGTTAGTTAAGCATGTGGGTCAAAGTTTCCGGTTCTCTGCAGTGGAG ACAAGAAGGGAGGAACAAATAAAGGCTGCCCACGATGAGGCCATATTTGGAGGATCCACAATTCCACCATCCAATTTCTCAGACAATGAACCGGAGGTGGAGAATGACACAAAGGAGAGCAATGAAAGTAGCCTTGGTACAAGTCTCATAAGTGAAAAG GTACTTGCCAAGCAACAGGGTTCTTGGCGTGATCGTGCTCGTAGGGTGTAG
- the LOC100263922 gene encoding uncharacterized protein LOC100263922 translates to MASSTMNRWLRPEVYPLFAAMGVAVGICGFQLVRNICINPDVRVSKENRAAGVLENFTEGQKYSEHFLRKYVRNKSPEIMPSINSFFSDPEKN, encoded by the exons ATGGCTTCCTCCACTATGAATCGATGGCTGAGGCCTGAG GTTTATCCGCTCTTCGCAGCCATGGGGGTTGCTGTGGGGATCTGCGGATTCCAGTTGGTTCGCAACATCTGCATCAACCCTGATGTCAg GGTGAGCAAAGAAAACAGAGCTGCAGGAGTATTGGAGAACTTCACCGAGGGACAAAAGTATTCTGAGCATTTTCTAAGGAAATATGTTCGCAACAAGTCCCCAGAGATCATGCCATCCATCAACAGCTTCTTCTCAGATCcagagaaaaattaa
- the LOC100263983 gene encoding pentatricopeptide repeat-containing protein At1g74900, mitochondrial, with amino-acid sequence MLILANRLSSLRPTEPLLKPISYNYNLTTTTSPPSPPQDATIVNLVLKTDSQTLTRTLEKYPVEWTPNLVDRVLKLLWNHGPKALQFFKSLDYHPTYAHVSSSFDHAIDIAGRLRDYKTLWTLVDRMRTRRLGPNPKTFAIITERYVSAGKPDRAIKIFFSMHEHGCVQDLNSFNTILDVLCKSKRVEMADNKLFKVFRGRFRADTVSYNIMANGWCLIKRTPKALEVLKEMVKRGLNPTMTTYNILLKGFFRAGQLKEAWEFFLQMKKRKCEIDVVTYTTVVHGFGVAGEVRKAQRVFNEMIGEGVLPSVATYNAFIQVLCKKDNVENAISVFEEMLRKGYMPNSTTYNVVIRGLCHVGRMEKAMEFMARMKDDECEPNVQIYNVVIRYFCDAEEIEKGLNVFEKMGDADCLPNLDTYNILISAMFVRKKSDYLLTAGKLLIEMVERGFLPRKFTFNRVLDGLLLTGNQDFAKEILRLQSRCGRLPRRLKL; translated from the coding sequence ATGTTGATACTGGCAAACAGACTTTCGTCTCTACGCCCAACAGAACCCCTTCTAAAACCCATATCCTACAACTACAATCTCACAACCACCACATCACCACCGTCGCCGCCGCAAGACGCCACCATCGTCAACCTTGTGCTGAAAACTGACTCACAGACCCTGACGCGAACCCTAGAAAAATACCCAGTCGAATGGACCCCAAACCTCGTCGACAGAGTCCTCAAGCTCCTCTGGAACCACGGCCCCAAAGCCCTCCAATTCTTCAAGTCCCTCGATTATCACCCTACCTATGCACACGTCTCCTCCTCCTTCGACCACGCCATCGACATCGCTGGCCGTTTGCGCGATTACAAGACTCTCTGGACCCTCGTCGACCGTATGCGGACTCGTCGGCTCGGCCCCAATCCCAAAACCTTTGCAATAATCACTGAGAGGTACGTCTCCGCCGGAAAACCGGATAGGGCTATTAAGATATTCTTCTCGATGCATGAACATGGTTGTGTTCAAGATTTGAATTCGTTCAATACAATTCTCGATGTGTTATGCAAATCAAAGCGGGTGGAAATGGCTGATAATAAATTGTTTAAGGTTTTCAGGGGTAGGTTTAGGGCTGATACTGTTAGCTATAACATAATGGCAAATGGGTGGTGTTTGATTAAGCGAACCCCCAAGGCATTAGAGGTTTTGAAGGAAATGGTGAAGAGGGGGTTGAATCCCACCATGACAACGTATAATATATTGCTTAAAGGGTTCTTTAGGGCTGGTCAGTTGAAGGAAGCTTGGGAGTTCTTCTTGCagatgaagaagagaaaatgtgaAATTGATGTTGTCACTTACACTACtgtggttcatggatttggagtTGCTGGTGAGGTTCGAAAAGCTCAAAGGGTTTTTAATGAGATGATTGGGGAGGGGGTACTCCCATCGGTTGCAACTTATAATGCCTTTATTCAAGTGTTGTGTAAGAAAGATAATGTGGAAAATGCAATATCGGTTTTTGAGGAGATGTTGAGGAAGGGTTACATGCCCAATTCAACCACTTACAATGTAGTGATTAGAGGGTTGTGTCATGTGGGGAGAATGGAAAAGGCAATGGAGTTTATGGCCAGAATGAAGGATGATGAGTGTGAGCCGAATGTTCAGATATATAATGTTGTCATTCGTTATTTTTGTGATGCAGAAGAAATTGAGAAGGGTTTGAATGTTTTTGAGAAGATGGGGGATGCAGATTGCTTGCCCAATTTGGATACATACAATATTTTGATTAGCGCAATGTTTGTGAGGAAGAAATCAGACTATTTGTTGACAGCAGGAAAGTTATTGATTGAGATGGTTGAGAGAGGGTTTCTGCCTCGAAAATTTACTTTCAATCGGGTTCTGGATGGGCTTTTGCTGACAGGCAATCAagattttgcaaaagaaattctGAGATTGCAGAGCAGATGTGGCCGTCTTCCTCGTCGGCTCAAGCTGTGA
- the LOC100241701 gene encoding E2F transcription factor-like E2FE isoform X2, giving the protein MTLSSSTIQESASHHRTYSRKQKSLGLLCSNFLSLYNRDGVEPIGLDDAASRLGVERRRIYDIVNVLESVGVLARKAKNQYSWKGFGAIPKALEELREEGLRENFHTFDSNNSAKISDDEDERFSNPNTGSQQDKSNPNNRREKSLGLLTQNFVKLFLCSNVDLISLEEAARILLGDGQNSSIMRTKVRRLYDIANVLSSMNLIEKTNQTENRKPAFRWLGMRGKSENGSLSVLNLNESKKRTFGTEITNISFKRNKMASSVEGNSNQNTKMQWQMQVKHENLENGIERSDFEKGPKQSSKSYQFGPFAPVSVQDTVRQVRDWESLASTYRPQYHSQALRDLFAHYMEAWKTWYSEVAGKEPIQIS; this is encoded by the exons ATGACATTATCTTCTTCTACGATTCAAGAATCCGCATCTCACCATCGCACTTACAGTAGAAAGCAAAAATCTCTGGGTCTCTTATGTTCTAA TTTCTTGAGCTTGTACAATCGGGATGGGGTGGAACCGATTGGGCTCGATGATGCCGCAAGCCGACTAG GAGTTGAGAGGCGTCGGATCTATGACATTGTCAATGTTCTTGAAAGCGTTGGC GTTCTtgcaagaaaagcaaaaaatcaGTATTCTTGGAAAGGGTTTGGGGCAATTCCTAAGGCCCTAGAAGAACTTAGG GAAGAAGGTTTAAGGGAGAATTTCCATACCTTTGACAGCAACAACTCTGCAAAA aTCTCAGATGACGAAGATGAAAGATTTTCCAATCCTAACACTGGGAGCCAGCAAGACAAATCAAACCCTA ACAACAGAAGAGAAAAATCACTGGGACTTCTTACACAGAATTTTGTGAAGCTATTTCTCTGCTCTAAC GTGGATTTGATTTCCCTTGAAGAAGCTGCAAGGATATTGCTTGGGGATGGCCAGAACTCCTCAATAATGAGAA CAAAAGTTAGACGGTTATATGATATTGCAAATGTGCTGTCTTCCATGAATCTCATTGAAAAG ACTAATCAGACGGAAAACAGGAAGCCTGCATTCAGGTGGTTGGGGATGAGAGGAAAATCAGAGAATGGATCTTTAAGTGTTTTGAATCTTAATGAGTCTAAGAAAAGGACATTTGGTACTGAAATTACAAACATCAGCTTTAAAAGGAACAAGATGGCTTCTTCAGTTGAGGGGAATTCAAACCAGAATACAAAGATGCAATGGCAAATGCAAGTAAAGCATGAGAATTTGGAAAATGGGATTGAAAGAAGTGATTTTGAGAAGGGTCCAAAGCAAAGTTCAAAAAGTTACCAGTTTGGTCCTTTTGCTCCAGTTAGTGTTCAAGACACTGTGAGACAGGTTCGTGATTGGGAAAGTCTTGCATCTACATATCGTCCTCAGTACCACAGCCAAG CATTAAGAGACCTCTTTGCTCATTACATGGAAGCTTGGAAAACATGGTACTCTGAAGTAGCTGGGAAGGAGCCAATACAGATTTCTTGA
- the LOC100241701 gene encoding E2F transcription factor-like E2FE isoform X1: MTLSSSTIQESASHHRTYSRKQKSLGLLCSNFLSLYNRDGVEPIGLDDAASRLGVERRRIYDIVNVLESVGVLARKAKNQYSWKGFGAIPKALEELREEGLRENFHTFDSNNSAKISDDEDERFSNPNTGSQQDKSNPNNRREKSLGLLTQNFVKLFLCSNVDLISLEEAARILLGDGQNSSIMRNNSAAKVRRLYDIANVLSSMNLIEKTNQTENRKPAFRWLGMRGKSENGSLSVLNLNESKKRTFGTEITNISFKRNKMASSVEGNSNQNTKMQWQMQVKHENLENGIERSDFEKGPKQSSKSYQFGPFAPVSVQDTVRQVRDWESLASTYRPQYHSQALRDLFAHYMEAWKTWYSEVAGKEPIQIS, encoded by the exons ATGACATTATCTTCTTCTACGATTCAAGAATCCGCATCTCACCATCGCACTTACAGTAGAAAGCAAAAATCTCTGGGTCTCTTATGTTCTAA TTTCTTGAGCTTGTACAATCGGGATGGGGTGGAACCGATTGGGCTCGATGATGCCGCAAGCCGACTAG GAGTTGAGAGGCGTCGGATCTATGACATTGTCAATGTTCTTGAAAGCGTTGGC GTTCTtgcaagaaaagcaaaaaatcaGTATTCTTGGAAAGGGTTTGGGGCAATTCCTAAGGCCCTAGAAGAACTTAGG GAAGAAGGTTTAAGGGAGAATTTCCATACCTTTGACAGCAACAACTCTGCAAAA aTCTCAGATGACGAAGATGAAAGATTTTCCAATCCTAACACTGGGAGCCAGCAAGACAAATCAAACCCTA ACAACAGAAGAGAAAAATCACTGGGACTTCTTACACAGAATTTTGTGAAGCTATTTCTCTGCTCTAAC GTGGATTTGATTTCCCTTGAAGAAGCTGCAAGGATATTGCTTGGGGATGGCCAGAACTCCTCAATAATGAGAA ATAACTCTGCAGCAAAAGTTAGACGGTTATATGATATTGCAAATGTGCTGTCTTCCATGAATCTCATTGAAAAG ACTAATCAGACGGAAAACAGGAAGCCTGCATTCAGGTGGTTGGGGATGAGAGGAAAATCAGAGAATGGATCTTTAAGTGTTTTGAATCTTAATGAGTCTAAGAAAAGGACATTTGGTACTGAAATTACAAACATCAGCTTTAAAAGGAACAAGATGGCTTCTTCAGTTGAGGGGAATTCAAACCAGAATACAAAGATGCAATGGCAAATGCAAGTAAAGCATGAGAATTTGGAAAATGGGATTGAAAGAAGTGATTTTGAGAAGGGTCCAAAGCAAAGTTCAAAAAGTTACCAGTTTGGTCCTTTTGCTCCAGTTAGTGTTCAAGACACTGTGAGACAGGTTCGTGATTGGGAAAGTCTTGCATCTACATATCGTCCTCAGTACCACAGCCAAG CATTAAGAGACCTCTTTGCTCATTACATGGAAGCTTGGAAAACATGGTACTCTGAAGTAGCTGGGAAGGAGCCAATACAGATTTCTTGA
- the LOC100241648 gene encoding uncharacterized protein LOC100241648, with translation MGSSEERVVAVIMVGGPTKGTRFRPLSLNTPKPLFPLAGQPMVHHPISGCKRIPNLAQIYLVGFYEEREFALYVSSISSELRVPVRYLKEDKPHGSAGGLYNFRDLIMEDNPSHIVLLNCDVCCSFPLPEMLEAHIRYGGMGTILVIKVSAESASQFGELVADPVTNELLHYTEKPETFVSDLINCGVYIFTPDIFTAIQGVSTQRKERADLRRLSSFEALQSATRSLPKDFVRLDQDILSPLAGKKQLYTYETMGFWEQIKTPGMSLKCSALYLSQYQFTFPNLLASGDGTKSATIIGNVYIHPSAKVHPTAKIGPNVSISANARIGAGVRLISCVILDDVEIKENAVVIHAIVGWKSSVGKWSRVQAGGDYNAKLGITILGEAVAVEDEVVVVNSIVLPNKTLNVSVQEEIIL, from the exons ATGGGAAGCTCTGAGGAGAGGGTAGTTGCTGTTATCATGGTGGGTGGACCAACTAAAG GTACCAGATTCCGGCCATTGTCGTTGAATACTCCAAAGCCACTTTTCCCTTTGGCAGGACAGCCCATGGTTCATCATCCAATTTCTGGTTGTAAAAGG atTCCAAACTTAGCACAGATCTATCTAGTTGGTTTCTACGAGGAGCGCGAATTCGCACTATATGTCTCCTCAATCTCCAGTGAGCTTAGAGTTCCAGTCAG ATATTTGAAGGAAGACAAACCTCATGGGTCGGCTGGTGGGCTTTATAACTTCAGAGATCTGATCATGGAAGACAACCCG TCGCATATCGTCTTGCTGAACTGTGATGTCTGCTGCAGTTTCCCCCTCCCGGAAATGCTAG AGGCACACATAAGATATGGTGGGATGGGGACCATCCTCGTAATCAAG GTTTCTGCTGAGTCAGCCAGCCAGTTTGGGGAGTTGGTAGCTGATCCAGTCACCAATGAACTCTTGCATTACACAGAGAAACCTGAAACTTTT GTAAGTGACCTGATAAATTGTGGTGTTTACATATTCACACCAGATATTTTTACCGCTATACAGGGTGTTTCCACCCAACGGAAGGAACGAG CTGATCTCAGACGTTTATCCAGTTTTGAAGCTCTCCAATCTGCAACAAG GAGTCTTCCTAAGGATTTTGTTAGATTGGATCAAGATATCCTGTCGCCTCTCGCAGGCAAGAAGCAGTTATATACATATGAGACCATGGGCTTTTGGGAACAGATCAAAACTCCAGG AATGTCTTTGAAATGTTCTGCTCTGTATCTTTCCCAATACCAGTTCACCTTTCCCAATCTTTTGGCAAGTGGGGATGGTACAAAGAGTGCCACCATTATTGGTAATGTTTATATTCATCCATCTGCAAAAGTACACCCAACTGCAAAG ATTGGTCCTAATGTCTCAATTTCTGCAAATGCTCGCATTGGAGCAGGTGTAAGGCTCATAAGTTGTGTCATTCTTGATGATGTTGAAATCAAG GAAAATGCAGTCGTTATTCATGCAATTGTCGGATGGAAATCTTCAGTAGGGAAATGGTCCCGTGTTCAG GCTGGAGGAGATTACAATGCAAAACTCGGGATTACAATCCTTG GTGAAGCAGTTGCAGTGGAAGATGAAGTTGTGGTGGTTAACAGCATTGTCCTCCCCAACAAGACTCTCAATGTTAGTGTTCAGGAGGAAATAATTCTATAA